The stretch of DNA TGCGTCACCAAAAACAGGCCGACCACGACGCTGATCGGCATTAACACGTACACGATCGAGCGAATCATATCGACCCAAAAGTTGCCGATCGTTCGCGCGGCGTCAGGGGCTAGGCGGCGTGTCAGCCCACGGGCCACCGCCAGCGCGACCGCAATCCCCGCCCCGGCCGATACGAAGTTATGCCACGCCAAGCCGGCCATCTCGCTGAGATAGCTCATCGTCGTTTCGGGCACGTACGACTGCCAATTCGTATTCGTGTTGAAGCTGACCGATGTGTTAAAGGCCAAATGTTCGGGCACTGCGGGCAATCCCTGCGGATTGAGCGGCAAACGGTCTTGCAATCGCAGAATCCCATACGTGACGACGATGCCGAACAGACTGAACGCCAAGAGCGCCAGCGCATAGCGCTGCCAGGTTTGCTCGCGTTTTGGATCGACACCGCAAAGCCAATATAAAAACCGCTCGGTTGGCCCAAAGAACCGCGGCAGCGGTTGTTTCGAGCCTTCGAAGACTCGATACATGTACGCCCCGAGCGGCTTGGTGATCGCGAAGATCAGGACCGAAAACAGGCCGATTTGCAGCCAACCTTGCAGAGTCATGGGGAAACTTCGTCCTTTAGTGCGGCTAACAAATCCGGCGGGGACTGTCCCCCTTTTGCGCAGTCCGCGGAGCAAAACGGGGACTGTCCCCTTCTCTCAGCCGGATTTGTTAGACGCGCTTAAAAATGTTCGGGGCGCACGAGCGCGTAAAGAAGATAGATGGTCAACAGCACCGTGACGATGCCGCCTAAGAGAAACTCGATGTCCATGCGATATTTCCTGATGCCGTCGGCAGGGATGGGTCTTACGACTTAGCAGTGCTCGCAGGCGCGAACGTATAGCCAACAGACCGCGAAAAATACAACGCAAGCGCTCACGAAAACTGTGTCCCACATAAACAGATTCCCCGCGTCGACTCTTGATTCCGAATAAACGTTGCCGGCAATGGAGGCAATTGGAGTGCCAAACTCCTGGCGGACGCGCCAAGCAGCATCAGCGCAGCATCTTAAGGAACATTTACGCGGATGGCTTCCATCCCCGAGCATTGCATCTTGCACTGAAGTCACGATGCGGCAATGCAAAATGCAATCACCGATCAGGATCGACTAAAGCCGCTAAGAGGACTGCGACCTGAGACATACCAGGCGACTGTTCGCTTCGACGCCCTGCAATTCGCAGGCGGAATATCGCAATATGCAACCCGCCGGCGGACCGCGTCCGCGGCGATTGATTCTCGAAATCATTCCCCGCCACGGGCTTACGCGATCTTGATGGCCGCGGCACGCTCCTTGCTTTCATCCGAGTCGTCATTCGGTTCGTTGATCACGCGGCCCTGTTTAGAATTGCCGATCGATTCGCTGCCATCACGATTCAGAACCCCTCACAAAGCTGCCGGGGACTGTCCCCATTTTTGCGCAGTCCGCGGAGCAAAAACTGGGGACTCTCCCCTTCTCCCAGGCAGTTTTGTGGGGGGTTCTTGGAGCACTTAACAATCCCTCTTGATGGCCGCGAGTTGTCGGTTTCTTTCTCTTCGCCCGAGAAAGGCTGCACGACCGGCGCCGCGGCCATCATTTTTTCTGCCGCAAGGTGTGCCATGACCATCACTAATGTTCGCATCGCGCCGTACATTCGCGGTCCCGAACTTGATCCCGAATCGGTGAAAACGCCCTCACCGGCGAATTGGATTCGTCGGTTGACGCGGCTTTGGGGCAGAGTTTTTGGAAACTCCACTGAATGCGGCGAGCAGCCTGCGATCGCTGCCTCGCCGGTTTCAAAAACGCACTGGGCTTTCCGAGCGGTCAATTACCACCGACTTCACGCCGCGGGGATGCCGTGCGTAATCGCCGCGCCCTCGATCGCGGCCGGCATCTCGTCACATCTCGAACTCGAAGCGATCGTGCCGTCCGAATTGCAAGTGGGCGACGTCTTCCTCGTCGAGTCCGGTCAAACCATCTTTGCCGACGGCCTGATTCTCGAGGGAATCGCCATAGTCGACGAGGCCGTCATTTCCGGCCAATCGGCGCCCGCCCTGCGTTCGGCCGATGGAGATAGCGCCGTCATGCGAGACAGCCACGTCATCGAAGGACAGATTCTAATCGAAGTGGCGCCCCGCCGCGGCCACCCACTGGATTGGATTAGCGAAGCGACCGTGGTCCGATGGCCGCCCGCGGCCGCTGTCGCTCGAAGATAGCATTCGCGGTTAAGAGCCTATCCGAGAACCGCCGGGGACTGTCGCCTTTTGTGGAGTCTTCGGACCAAAAGGGGACTATCCCCCTCTCCGCGAGCTAAGAGCGCTTCACAAAACCGGAATGGGTGCCATGCCCACGGCTCGGCGTGGGCAGGAGCCCCAATGAGGCATGGCCACTCAGGGCAGTGGCCATGGCACCCAACGATTCAGCATTAAGGCTCCGCTAGGCATCGCTTCGCTCCGGACCCTCGTATTTCTTCCGTTTTCGCCACAGCGTCGAGCTGTCGATGCCGAGGATCCGCGCGGCGTCGTCCAGTGTGGCGCTGCGCGCAAGCACGGAGAGAACGTGTTGGCGCTCGATCTCCTCCAGCGAGAAATCGCCCCCCAACTGCGGCGATGAGCCACTGCGCGAATGCATTCGCTCGGGCAAGGCTTGTGGCTCGACCACCTGCGCCGGCCAAAGGATGACGGCACGTTCCATCGCGTTGCGCAGCTCGCGAACGTTGCCGGGCCAGGCGTACGACAGCAGCACCTCTTCCGTCGCTTTCGACATTTCG from Pirellulales bacterium encodes:
- the kdpF gene encoding K(+)-transporting ATPase subunit F — translated: MDIEFLLGGIVTVLLTIYLLYALVRPEHF